TTGCCGCGGAACAGGCAGCGAAGAAGGCTATGGATCAGGGCGTTCGAGAGGTTGAGGTTCTGGTAAAAGGTCCTGGTCCGGGGCGAGAAACAGCCATTCGAGCACTTCAGGCGGCAGGGTTGATTATTAATTCGATCAAAGATGTCACGCCTATTCCACACAACGGTTGCAGACCGCCGAAGCAACGAAGGGTATAAAGGG
This portion of the Atribacterota bacterium genome encodes:
- the rpsK gene encoding 30S ribosomal protein S11, translated to MAKPGKKKKREKRIVREGVAHIKSTFNNTLVSITDRQGNVLSWASAGTSGFKGTKKGTPFAAQLAAEQAAKKAMDQGVREVEVLVKGPGPGRETAIRALQAAGLIINSIKDVTPIPHNGCRPPKQRRV